A portion of the Brevundimonas pondensis genome contains these proteins:
- a CDS encoding DUF7662 domain-containing protein → MAKYAPLVRYLRRQRTPEVTLTFRDIERIVGGFLPKASSDLDWWRAEAAASAPPQKRAFAEAGFTAQPEIRSERVLFVRAASTSLHGSQAAG, encoded by the coding sequence ATGGCGAAGTATGCACCCCTGGTGCGGTATCTGCGACGGCAGCGGACACCGGAAGTGACGCTGACCTTTCGTGATATCGAGAGGATTGTCGGAGGCTTTCTGCCAAAAGCGTCCTCTGACCTGGATTGGTGGCGGGCGGAGGCTGCTGCGTCAGCGCCGCCGCAGAAGCGCGCCTTTGCCGAGGCGGGTTTCACCGCCCAGCCAGAAATCAGGTCCGAGCGGGTTCTATTCGTTCGCGCTGCTTCGACGTCCCTGCATGGATCCCAGGCCGCCGGATGA
- a CDS encoding type II toxin-antitoxin system HipA family toxin gives MNLSPVPAVAVGLDFGEGPIRVGRLAARDRRIYFEYDADFIANAVEISPLSLPLRPGLQTADPALFEGLPGVFNDSLPDGWGRLLFDRALRVQGLLPEQFSPLDRLAHVGAHGMGTLTYEPDLTPEEAAPPQTLELDRIADQAQEVLEGQADDVLTELIALNGSSAGARPKAMIGFNTVSGEALHGARSLPDGYDHWLVKFPNSHDGKDAGAIEFAYARMAFAAGIEMMETRLLTTGRGAAYFATRRFDRDGDKRLHAHTASGLLHADHRIPSLDYEGLVALTARLTRDVREVEKMFRLAAFNVIAHNRDDHAKNFTFLMNAQGEWRLSPAYDLTFSSGPGAEQTTMVMGEGRNPTVDHLRRLGETAALKKTRVNEIIDQTRAAVRDWPDLAEAHGVTRTNIKLIGERLDRFK, from the coding sequence ATGAACCTTTCACCCGTACCCGCAGTGGCCGTTGGTCTGGACTTCGGCGAAGGCCCAATCCGCGTGGGCCGATTGGCCGCGCGCGATCGCAGAATCTATTTCGAGTACGACGCCGACTTCATCGCGAACGCCGTCGAAATTTCACCGCTCAGCCTGCCGTTGCGACCAGGCCTTCAGACGGCTGATCCCGCCCTGTTCGAAGGCCTGCCGGGCGTTTTCAATGACAGTCTGCCCGATGGCTGGGGCCGCCTCCTGTTCGATCGCGCCTTGCGCGTCCAGGGCCTTCTTCCGGAACAGTTCAGCCCGCTCGACAGGCTGGCGCACGTGGGCGCCCATGGCATGGGCACCCTGACTTACGAGCCTGACCTCACGCCTGAAGAGGCGGCGCCCCCCCAGACGCTAGAACTCGACCGGATCGCCGATCAGGCCCAGGAGGTGCTCGAGGGTCAGGCGGATGACGTTCTGACCGAACTCATCGCCCTCAACGGCTCATCGGCGGGCGCGCGTCCGAAAGCGATGATCGGTTTCAATACGGTCTCCGGGGAGGCGTTGCACGGCGCACGATCGCTCCCAGACGGCTATGATCACTGGCTGGTCAAGTTTCCCAACAGCCATGACGGCAAGGACGCCGGAGCGATCGAATTCGCCTACGCTCGCATGGCGTTCGCCGCAGGCATCGAGATGATGGAAACGCGTCTCCTCACGACCGGCAGGGGCGCCGCCTACTTCGCCACCCGTCGCTTTGATCGCGATGGCGACAAGCGCCTGCACGCCCACACGGCCTCGGGCCTGCTTCACGCCGACCACCGGATTCCTTCGCTGGATTACGAAGGCCTCGTGGCGTTGACCGCGCGACTGACCCGCGACGTGCGCGAAGTCGAGAAGATGTTTCGCCTCGCCGCCTTCAACGTCATCGCCCACAATCGTGACGATCACGCCAAGAACTTCACCTTCCTCATGAACGCGCAAGGCGAATGGCGACTATCGCCTGCCTATGACCTGACCTTCTCCTCCGGTCCCGGAGCCGAGCAGACGACGATGGTGATGGGCGAAGGCCGGAATCCCACCGTCGATCACTTGCGGCGGCTCGGCGAAACGGCCGCGCTCAAGAAGACGCGGGTGAACGAAATCATCGACCAGACGCGCGCAGCAGTGCGCGACTGGCCCGACCTGGCCGAGGCCCACGGCGTGACCAGGACCAACATCAAGCTGATCGGCGAACGTCTGGACCGGTTCAAGTGA
- a CDS encoding helix-turn-helix domain-containing protein — protein sequence MISLITPARALEKLGGNIRERRVAMGFTQAGLSARSGVPLGTLRKFERTGLGSTEALVKLLSIVGGLEATIEAAKPEALTFASIDEVLKGDPRSSRKNGWRT from the coding sequence ATGATATCACTTATCACCCCTGCTCGCGCCCTTGAGAAACTCGGCGGAAATATCCGTGAGCGCCGCGTTGCGATGGGCTTCACCCAGGCTGGTCTTTCTGCACGATCCGGCGTGCCTCTGGGGACGCTGCGTAAATTCGAGCGTACTGGCTTGGGCTCCACCGAAGCTCTTGTGAAGCTGCTGTCCATTGTCGGCGGCCTTGAGGCGACCATCGAGGCGGCCAAACCAGAAGCGTTGACGTTTGCCTCGATTGACGAGGTCCTGAAGGGTGATCCTCGCTCCAGCCGGAAGAACGGATGGCGCACATGA